One window of the Amycolatopsis mediterranei genome contains the following:
- a CDS encoding glycosyltransferase: MGGKVKCSVVVPTYNRVELLRHTLDSLTRQDLREDEFEVLVVDDGSSDSTAELVPQYEDRINIRYFFQEDLGWRVAKARNVGITHANGDVCVFVDSGVLLHSGALRAHVEAHAGENPVAVCGYVYCFNIDNEDAELINAEVDFDNPSATIDKLRRERRWLDVREEFYRRHTDDFGDLPAPWLAYWTCNASARTAQLRAVGMFDEAFRSWGSEDVDLAYRLHRDGARIVLARDAAAIHAPHHKSFEENMRDAMVNQRYMAAKYDTPLIRMLAEDPPVMFFDFNEVAIARGLPTCAEYRAGQELAG; the protein is encoded by the coding sequence ATGGGTGGCAAAGTGAAGTGCAGCGTCGTCGTTCCCACGTACAACCGGGTGGAACTGCTCCGGCACACCCTCGATTCGCTGACCCGGCAGGACCTCCGGGAAGACGAGTTCGAAGTGCTCGTCGTCGACGACGGGTCCAGTGACTCGACCGCGGAACTCGTTCCGCAGTACGAAGACCGCATCAACATCCGGTACTTCTTCCAGGAGGACCTGGGCTGGCGCGTGGCCAAGGCCCGCAATGTCGGCATCACCCACGCCAACGGCGACGTCTGCGTGTTCGTCGATTCCGGGGTGCTGCTGCACTCCGGTGCTCTCCGGGCGCACGTCGAAGCCCACGCCGGTGAGAACCCCGTCGCGGTGTGCGGGTACGTCTACTGCTTCAACATCGACAACGAAGACGCCGAGCTGATCAACGCCGAAGTCGACTTCGACAACCCGTCCGCGACGATCGACAAGCTCCGGCGCGAGCGGCGCTGGCTCGACGTGCGGGAGGAGTTCTACCGCCGGCACACCGACGACTTCGGCGACCTGCCCGCGCCCTGGCTGGCCTACTGGACGTGCAACGCTTCGGCGCGCACCGCCCAGCTGCGCGCGGTCGGCATGTTCGACGAGGCGTTCCGCAGCTGGGGCTCGGAGGACGTCGACCTCGCCTACCGGCTGCACCGCGACGGCGCCCGGATCGTCCTCGCCCGTGACGCGGCCGCGATCCACGCGCCGCACCACAAGAGCTTCGAAGAGAACATGCGCGACGCCATGGTCAACCAGCGGTACATGGCAGCCAAGTACGACACGCCGCTGATCCGGATGCTCGCCGAGGACCCGCCGGTGATGTTCTTCGACTTCAACGAGGTCGCGATCGCCCGGGGCCTGCCGACCTGTGCCGAGTACCGCGCCGGGCAGGAGCTGGCCGGATGA